The Shewanella pealeana ATCC 700345 genome contains the following window.
GTAATCATTTTTTGAAAGCAGATAATGCCGTCAATCCCACCTTTGGAAGCATAAATTTTTGTCGAATATTTAACGCACCTTTATCTCACAATGTCTATTCGTCAACAAGGAAAACTCCTAGTTTAAATTGTAAGGTAATGAAAATTTCCGCATGAAATCAGCTATATATGTTTACTTAATGTTAATGAGCGGTCGTGGAGGTGCAACATGTTAATCAGGTGTTCAAACAATCGTTGCTAAACGCTTGATAATTAACATCGAACTAGCATGGCGGATTAATTGGCAAGTCTTTTGTGCCACCAGCCTAGATGTAGATAATACTAGTAGAACCTATGCTTAAATACGATTGTCGCCAACGCTACAAGCTAGTACTCGGCTTATATCGGCGAGACTTCTACCCGACTCCTGCTGCCAGTGGTTAAATACACTCTGCACCTGCTTTAACCCCGCCTTAGAGCTAAAACCATAATCCACTAAGCCGTGGCTCTTCAGATAACCTTGCACGTCATTGGTAAGCAAAAAGCTGTCTTTACCCATGGAGCGAAGAAAATAAGGCCCAGTATTGCCACCCAATCGAGTCCCTTTACGCTTAAGTTCGGCCCAAAGTCCAGTAATATCAGTACTCGGCCAGTCAGCAATAAATTTAGCAAAACTGCCGTGCTCAGCCGCGAGATCGTTAACCATGTGGGCATTGTCGTAAATCGACATGGTCTTTTTCAGGTGACGGATCAATTTAGGATCACTGGCGCGATCTTGTAGCTGCTCCGGCGACAGCATCAAAACTTTAAAAGGCTCAAAACCAAAGAAGGCTTTCTCATACTCAGGCCATTTAGCCTCAACAATTCGCCATACGAAGCC
Protein-coding sequences here:
- a CDS encoding DNA-3-methyladenine glycosylase I — translated: MAQVEKFAAIYARASQRKGGDESLESLLPTGLADEELTQFTDAQLLSEISKKVFQSGFVWRIVEAKWPEYEKAFFGFEPFKVLMLSPEQLQDRASDPKLIRHLKKTMSIYDNAHMVNDLAAEHGSFAKFIADWPSTDITGLWAELKRKGTRLGGNTGPYFLRSMGKDSFLLTNDVQGYLKSHGLVDYGFSSKAGLKQVQSVFNHWQQESGRSLADISRVLACSVGDNRI